GCGCATATTCTTTTTTATTTCCTCAAAGGCGTATTCAATATTTGGTCCTGCATGGCATATCAGCGCCATATCGATTCCGGCATAAAGAATTTGTTTTATAACTGTTTTAATATCAAAATTATTTATTATAGCCCCCATGTCCAGGTCATCGGTCATAACAATACCATTGTAACCCATTTGTTCGCGCAAAAGCTTTTTTGCTATCTTTTCGGAAAGGCTTGCCGGCCATTTTTCATCGATGTTTGAATAAAGTATGTGAGAAAGCATTATTGCCGAAACATCATGTCTTATAGCTGCATAAAACGGTATAAGATCAAAAGATTCCAGATCACTAAGTCCAATATCAAGAACAGGCAGTTCAAGATGGGAATCAGGAACAGTTCTTCCTATACCTGGAAAATGTTTGGCCACAGCCATTAATTTTCTTGCCTGCATGTTCTCTATGACTGCAACACCCATTTTTAAAACCCAGTATGGATCAGAACCAAAAGCCCTGCCGGACATTATGCTGTTAATGCCTTCCGGAGCAACATCCAGAACAGGAGCCATATCCATATTAATTCCAACCCCAAGTAATTCATTTGCAATTGTCTGTGCAAAAATAAAGGCATCATTTTCGTTTTTTATCTCAGGATTTCCAGAAAATCGGGTAAAAAAAGGCTCTTTGAGCCTTGCAACCTGACCGCCTTCCTGGTCAATAGAGATTATCAGGGGAGGTTGATTACATGATCTTGCATAAGCCTGAGCTGAATCACAAAGATTTTTTATCTGTTCGGGTGTTTGTACATTTTGTGAAAAAAGTATTAACCCCCCGACTTTCACAGTATCTATAAGAAACATCAGCTCATGAGATAATTGTGTTCCGTTAAAACCTGCCATGAGACGCTGACCCGCAATCTGTGCAATAGAAAAATCGGAAATATTCATTGTCTATTCCTGCATAACTATATAAGTATTTATAAAAACTTAATGATTTTTATCTGAGTCCCTATGGTTGACTTAAATCATACAATGCAAAAAATCAACTTAAACTCATATTACATTCAAAATCCCAAAATCCTTTCCAATAATTCACAATTTCCTGAAAAATAGTTTCTTTTATACTTGACATGAATTTTTATCTTGACTATAGAATTTGCGCCAAGTGGCGTTATTCCAAGGTTTTTGGAAAAAATACTATAATAAATGAATATTATCTGATATGTCAAAGAGTTGAGGTTGGTTTTTATATATGAAACTGGAAGAGCTGTTAGCCCAAAAGAAAAAAGTTATTATCGATAAATGGTTTGATGCTGTTGTCAACACCTATCCTTCCGATACTTCCAGATTTATCAAAAGTCAGAAAAATCCTTTTGCCAATCCTGTAGGAAGTACAACCCATAAAGGTCTTAGCGTTTTGATGGATGAACTTCTTGGTGAAATGAATGCTGATACAATAAATTCATTTCTTGACCCGATTATAAGGATCAGGGCTATTCAGGATTTTACACCATCAGGAGCGGTTTCTTTTGTATTTTCTTTAAAAGATATAATAAAAGACCAATTTAAAGATAAAGAATTTAATGATCATAGCATGTTAATAGAAGTAATGCAGTTTTATAGTAAAATTGATTTAGTCGCAAAGATAGGTTTTGACATTTATATGAAATGCAGAGAGAAAATTTATCATATAAAGGCAAACGAAGAAAAAAACAGAACCTTCAGAGCGTTTGAAAGAGCCGGTTTGATTAAAGAGATTCCGGATAATGAAACGGAATCTCAATTGATTTAACAATGATTAATATTAAAGCTTAAGTGGCTGACTATTGTATTGATAAAGCGGCTGTCTTAAGCCATGGAGCGAGGTAATGTTAAATGGTTAAGTGCATGTTCTCACTCACTGTAGTAGTTATTTTATCGGTGCTTGCCTTTGTGGGGGTAGAGACGTCCGGTTACACAGCGCAATTTGTTTTCGGGATTGTAATACCGTACGCAGCTTTTCTTGTCTTTGTTATTGGAGTAATAAACCGTGTAGTCGGATGGGCGCGGTCTCCGGTACCTTTTGCAATTCCAACTACTGCCGGTCAGCAAAAATCTTTGCCGTGGATTAAACATGCAAGTCTGGATAATCCGACCACAACCAAAGGGGTTTTCGGCAGAATGTTTCTGGAAGTATTTCTTTTCCGTTCCTTATTTAGAAATACGAGAACCCAGTTAAGCGATGGACCCAGGATTTCTTTTAATCTTGAGATTCTTCTCTGGCTTGCCTCTCTGGCTTTTCACGCATCTTTTTTCACGGTTTTAGCAAGACATTTAAGGCTTTTTACTGATCCTGTGCCATCTGCTATACAACTACTTGAAAAAGTTGACGGGATGCTGCAACTTGGTGTGCCGGGAATATTATTGTCGGGCTTTGTTCTTCTTTTGGCTGTTTCTTATCTTCTTCTCAGAAGGATTGTCGAACCTCAGGTAAAATACATTTCACTCACCCAGGATTATTTTCCTCTGTTTTTGATTATAGGAATAGCTGTAAGCGGAATATTGATGCGTCACGTATTCAAAGTAGATATTATAGGCGCAAAGCAGCTTGCAATGGGTCTTGTCACATTTCATCCTATAATTCCTGAGGGTATCGGCGGTATTTTTTATGTGCATCTCTTTTTTGTAAGCACATTACTTGTCTATTTCCCGTTCAGTAAGCTTATGCACATGGGTGGTATTTTTATGAGTCCTACAAGAAATCTGCCGTGCAACACCCGGGCGGTCAGGCATGTAAATCCATGGAATTATCCTGTACATACTCATACATATGAAGAGTATGAGGACGATTTCAGGGAAAAAATGATAGATGCTGGACTGCCGGTTGAAAAGGAGTAACTAATGTCAGACCTTCCAAAAGATAACAATGAACTGATAGAAAAAATAAATTACAAGCCTACTAGTAAAGATTGGATGGATGTACCCGTAGAAATCAGAAAGGGTATGTACTGTTATGCTTCAAATCCCAAAAGCGTGG
The Pseudomonadota bacterium genome window above contains:
- the nagZ gene encoding beta-N-acetylhexosaminidase, giving the protein MNISDFSIAQIAGQRLMAGFNGTQLSHELMFLIDTVKVGGLILFSQNVQTPEQIKNLCDSAQAYARSCNQPPLIISIDQEGGQVARLKEPFFTRFSGNPEIKNENDAFIFAQTIANELLGVGINMDMAPVLDVAPEGINSIMSGRAFGSDPYWVLKMGVAVIENMQARKLMAVAKHFPGIGRTVPDSHLELPVLDIGLSDLESFDLIPFYAAIRHDVSAIMLSHILYSNIDEKWPASLSEKIAKKLLREQMGYNGIVMTDDLDMGAIINNFDIKTVIKQILYAGIDMALICHAGPNIEYAFEEIKKNMRDFNEIEVEAEKSVSRILLYKEKYLSYTVNNDSE
- a CDS encoding RsbRD N-terminal domain-containing protein, coding for MKLEELLAQKKKVIIDKWFDAVVNTYPSDTSRFIKSQKNPFANPVGSTTHKGLSVLMDELLGEMNADTINSFLDPIIRIRAIQDFTPSGAVSFVFSLKDIIKDQFKDKEFNDHSMLIEVMQFYSKIDLVAKIGFDIYMKCREKIYHIKANEEKNRTFRAFERAGLIKEIPDNETESQLI
- the dsrM gene encoding sulfate reduction electron transfer complex DsrMKJOP subunit DsrM, with the protein product MVKCMFSLTVVVILSVLAFVGVETSGYTAQFVFGIVIPYAAFLVFVIGVINRVVGWARSPVPFAIPTTAGQQKSLPWIKHASLDNPTTTKGVFGRMFLEVFLFRSLFRNTRTQLSDGPRISFNLEILLWLASLAFHASFFTVLARHLRLFTDPVPSAIQLLEKVDGMLQLGVPGILLSGFVLLLAVSYLLLRRIVEPQVKYISLTQDYFPLFLIIGIAVSGILMRHVFKVDIIGAKQLAMGLVTFHPIIPEGIGGIFYVHLFFVSTLLVYFPFSKLMHMGGIFMSPTRNLPCNTRAVRHVNPWNYPVHTHTYEEYEDDFREKMIDAGLPVEKE